From the genome of Amyelois transitella isolate CPQ chromosome 29, ilAmyTran1.1, whole genome shotgun sequence:
TGGGTAAAAGTCATGccttgtttttaaaattttgtattagaaACTTTCAATGTTTTAAAACCGGTTTACAATGTTTTGAAAAATCTTCTCATTTTGATATTCAAAAACAGAACATCAtttgagaatttaaaaaaaaattaactcaattgaaataattatttttttgtttcgaaTTACATCTCAAGTTTTTGCCAGTATTTTAAcaagaataagaaaaatatcttcAACAAATTCGAATTCAGAATAATAAAGATATCACTGGCTGCTAACAATAATAACgaagaaaaattttaacactCACTTCTTGGTTTATAGACTACTAGGTTAATGAGACGTCAGAATTAGTTGTACcactaattttacaatttaaaaatatttcaattaatgaaaaaattacaaaatactgTTGGCAGCTACAATAGGTAAATAtggaagaaaattttaaatctgagtgaatttttataatactctTTCTAAGATATGGACTAAAGACAACGAATTAGATGAGACCACAGAGTTGccagtatttaaataatatttcgacattcaaatttagaacaataaaaaaaaccgctAACAATAAATAGTGAATGCAGAGTGAATTTCAATACTCATTTCGGTTACAGACTATAGACTGATGATGTTATGATAGAAGTGACACCTTCAGTTGTTGCCAGTATTCAAATAACATTTCgacattcaaattcaaactgagaactatcaataaaaaaagaaaagaaaaacactGGCATCTTAACATATAACGGAGTGAATTTTTATACTCACTCCTCGGTTTCGGACTATAGACTGCGTAACAGCGGTGATGATAGAGGCGACACTTTCTCCCTGTTCTTCTGGTGCGCCGGACCCGACCAGTCGGCCAACTGCTGTACGGGCCGATAGAATTTTGTCGatgttttgttgaaaattGGTAGTAGCTCGTTCGCTTCGTTTGATAAAGCCtggaattattataaatataaataaatatatacgggacaaattacactgattgagttagcctcgaagtaagttcgagacttgtgttacgagataataactcaacgatactatattttataataaatacttaattatttaaccaaccaaacacaaataaattaataaacataccaagtttttttttttttactgacagccagtttatatattatttcccGTCAAGGTAttcaatacaaacatataaatataatcacgtctatttcacttgcggggtagacagagccaacaggatcttgaaaatactgataggccacgttcagctgtttggctctcTGATAGAATTGAAGATTCAGAgatgacaggttgcaagcctgtcgccttaaagaagtatcccaaattaataagcctatcccttagtcgccttttaccacattttGATCATAACAATTACTTCTTCGTTCCCAACCTTAGctattgaatattattattaactcaaacaataaaaaccaTCTCACCTTCAGATATATTACTGCGTCAGTGCCGTAACCCTCGCAGGACATGAGCACCAAATCCCCGTGGAAATATCTAGCGTACAATCTAGATATAGGCAGACCGTAGCCGTATCCTGAAATGAGagatttatgtataataagacacagaattaaatatttaactgaGCGTAGGTGGTCGAATTATGTTCCAATTCGtgaaatcattcattcattcatgtagtcacgtctttatcccttgcagggtaggcagagccaacagtcttgaagagactaataggccacgttcagctttttggcttaatgatagaattgagattcaaatagtgaaaggttgctagccaatcacctaaaaaaagaatcccaagtttgtaagcctccCTTATTCGCTATCCTATATCCCCatatccttagtcgccttttacgacatccatgggaaggagacaagagtggttctattctttttttgcattggcgccgggaaccacactgcacaatcttatatatgtatgatgatgatgatgacgatgatgatgatgatgatgacgatgatgatgatgacgaCGACTCACCAGCCAGCGGCACGGTGTGCGAGTCCGACTTGGAGGGCTGCGGCGCCGTGCTGTACATGTACTTGAACAGCAGGTCGGTCACGCTGCGCGGGATGCCGCCGCCGCGGTCAGACATCTGTTGATAATGGGAgtttattatcaaatatatatatatatatatacatacatacataaaatcacgcgtctttcccggaggtgtaggcagagactacctctttccacttgccacgatctctgcacacttccttcgctacggaaatttatcatcaaatatatatatatatatatataaatatattaaatatataaggcaTAAAGTCAACTCGTTGTACATTTAACGtgcataaagttaaaataaaataaaaaaatatatatattgctcattatcatattattatattatcatatatatacatatattataaagtaacaGGATATATCAATAATGCTGGCataaggttgcagaggtcagatgtgagtcgcttcgtgtaaaaaaaaaaaaaccagaaCCAGAATCTTCTCCATGATATATCACAAGTGTTACACAGATGGCGTTGCTCGATGCTAAATCGCGCAATTAAAGTTTCCACCTACTTTGAGCGATATATCTTCCTTCCCATTGACAATGTTGACTTGTATCGGCGGCGGGCTGCCCTGGTGATTCTCCATCACGGCTCTCATCGCGTTCTTGAACAGCTCAAACAGCATGTGGTAGAGATGGGAGGGGACGTACACCACTGGCATCGGCCGCTCGCTTGGCACTGGGAGGGGGGGGGGGAAAGacaacaaattcaaattcaattcaaattttattagagattaaattaatattttattttattttttattactgcgGTGGgaaaaacatttcaattcgaattcaattcaaattttattagagattaaattaatattttattttattttttattactgcgTGGGGGGTACATttcaattcattcaaattttattacagactagcgacccgccccggcttcgcacgggtgcaaaattcggaaaaaaattatacataaaaaccttcctcttgaatcactctctacctgttacaaaaaaccgcatcaaaatccgttgcgtaattttaaagatttaagcatacagacaaacagactaaaatagcgactttgttttatactatgtagtgattaaattattttattttttattactgggGGGGAAAACAATTCAATTcgaattcaattcaatttttattagagattaaattattttattttataatctcTATATTGAAACTTCCGTCCGCGCGAAATTTACTCCTATTGTATGCATACATATTcctaactagctgtgcccgcgacttcgtccgcgtggaatagttatttttgggcatcattgaagccctcaaggatgaataattttccccgttttttttttcacattttccattacttcttcgctccgtaatgttatacagcctaaagccttcctcgataaatggtctattcaacacaaaaaaaattttttcaattcgaaccagttcctgagattagcgcgttcaaacaaacaaacaaacaaactcttcagctttataatattagtacagataAGCATTTCGTTTACGAAAacacaccaaaaaaaaaaaaaaaactatcgaGCAACAATCGTAACGACGCTCACCGCCAGCTTGCAACATCTCCAACTCCGGCGCAGCCAGATAGTATCTGTCGCACAGGAACCTCGCGTTCTCGTACGCGTCCTTCACCACGCCGACGACGTCGCATGCCGGGTCGATTGACCCAATATGGCGGCCGCCGGAGCCCATTCCGTTGACGGAGGCCTGCTTGCCGCCCACCGGTTCGCCGAATAGGAGGGCtgtgaaaattgaaaaaaaaaacattaattcatacatacatgtgggaataattatgatttatttttgttttttttttgtagtaattcttttctttctttctttcttttctatattatggcttccaccggactttcggtgattctgccaatgtcatggtttgaagAGACACGAAGTTACGAAATTGGACGGTATACAATCTGAAAGGAAGGTtaacaaatgtacaaacacaaaaagacaaacacaacaagtaggtattgttAGTAAAAGAGAAGACAAGTTAATGATTATAATGTGAAGTGAGTGTGTAAGGTGTAAAAGTTATGTAAAACAAGGCATATACCTAATAAGAGATTTCGGAAGtaggagagagagagagaaaaaaaaaatactgtaatgggaactatagttttaggttatttttagttatgaaCTTTGCAATAATATAACAGAACCGAGTGTGGAcaagagaaagaaatgaattaATGTCTAAATTTAGATGGGGAATGTTCGTCGGAATTATGTTACGAAGATGGACCACAAGTTTGGGGCAgttgaaaattatatgattaaGATTACCTTCATCCAGGCCACATTCACAGACAGAAGTATCTCTAATTCGCAGTTTATGGAGGAAGACAGGGATACATACATGGCCAAGTCGCATTCGGATTATAACTGACGTTACCCACTTCTCCAAGTTTCGATGCCGGAAGAACCAAGGGACTTTGGGTAAGTTAGGTTGGATATTTCCATACCAGACACCTTTTTGCTGACGAGAATGTTGCCATTGTCTATTCCAATTAGTCATTAACTGTGGTTTAGCTAGAAGTCTAAGGTCTCGAGAGTAATGAAATTTGTGGCAGTCAGAACCTGAAGTAGAAGCTTGTTTAGCCCACATATCTACTGTTTCATTACCCTTGATTCCTGAATGGCTTGGAATCCAAGCAATAGTATTAATACTGGAAGATTGACAATTATATAAGGCTTCTCTTATTTTCAGGGTAATTGGAAAGTTATCCTTTGCATGGAAGGGTCGTTTCAAAATATCTTGGAGGCAGCTCAAAGAGTCTGAGAGGATAAGTGATTTGTCCAAATTGTgagataaaacaaattgaacaGCTTCAAAGAGAGCAATGGATTCTCCAGTAAATATAGaggatttagaaaaatatttaaaacttaataaaagatTGAATTTAGGTATCCAAACTGCTGCACCAACATTAGAGTCCTGAGTTAATTTGGAAGCATCCGTAAAAATGAGGGTCCAATCAGACCATTTCTCAGAAATGATCTGGTTGAATATCCTATCAGCACCAGGAAGATTCTTGGAAAGTCCTATGTTTAGAAGAACATTAGGTTGGAAGATGAGAGGGAGGAAGTCAATATCAAAGATAGGATTTTTGGAGAATTGGGCAACTGGGTGGGGAAGGTTATCTATTTTATCGAAGCTTTTAACCAAAGGCGGGTGATCTTTGTTAACCCAATAAGAAGAAGTATGACAATAGTCTGATAGAGAGTTAAGTATTTCTAATAAGGgatgagaaaataattggattgttttgtaaagaaaTCTATCAGCTAAAAATTGTCTCCTTAATACAAGAGGAGGGTCCAAACATTCAACCTGAAGGGCATTTGTCGGAGAAGATTTCATAGCACCGGTTATAATTCTGAGACATTTATGTTGAATTTTGTCTAATTTCGCCAAAGCTAATTTGTTGCATGGTTCTAGTAAGAAGGCACCGTAGTCAAAATGGCTACGTACAAGggcattataaattaatttttgactaTAGGGATGGGAGCCCCAGCGGACTCCAGAGAGAGACCTCATGACATTAACTCCCTTTTCAGCTTTTTGGACAACATGGTTTAAGTGAGTAACACCTGTTAGTTTGGAGTCTAAGGTAATTCCTAAAAATTTACAGTTGTCTTTTTGAGGGatagtttcattattaatcGAAACAGTTAATAGGGGCAAAGATCTCTTCCGAGTAAAGACGACACAGTTTGATTTAAGCGGGGAGATAGATAATCCATGGTCTTCTAACCAGGTGTTGAGGTAAAAAAGAGCTGAATTTAAACGACGGCTAATGTCATCAAAGGAGTCCGAAGAAGCGAAAAGAACTATATCATCAGCATATTGAAGAATATTGCAAAAGCAATTGACAGACTGATCTAGGTCAgaagtatataaattatacaatatggGACTAAGTACAGAGCCCTGTGGAAGACCCTTCCAAACAGAGCGAGGGGGAAGAAGAGAACCCTGCAAACGGACAATTATGTGACGATCCAAGAGCATATTACAGATGATATTAATCAGCCTCACTGGAATACTCAGCTTATGCAATTTTTGCCTGAGAATAGGAAGTTGAACGTTATCATATGCTGAAGTTATGTCAAGAAAAGCGCCTACCACATGTTCGTTTTTAGAGAATGCCACTCTTATATGGGAGACCAGGATACTCAAGCTGTCCAGAGTTCCCATACCTCTTCTAAAGCCAAATTGAGAATTTGGAAGTATGCCCTTTGATTCAATAAACCATTCCAATCGATTTTTGATGAGATGttccataattttatgtattaccgATGAGAGGGCAATGGGTCTATAGCTGAGGGGGTCTAGAGGGTTCCTCCCAGGTTTAAGAATGGGAATAATAATTTGGTTCTTCCATGATTCTGGGACAGACCCAGACAGgaagatatgatttaaaatggaCAGAAGGTATAATTTGGAAGGAAGAGGagcttgaaaaaaaaaacattaattgatacatacatgtgggaataattatgatttatttttgttttttttttgtagtaattCTTAAGTAGTTTGTATAGCAACACTAAAGTTAATTGTCAATGTCGGACATGACTATGTCTATTGACGTCTGACTagatgtca
Proteins encoded in this window:
- the LOC106131214 gene encoding pyruvate dehydrogenase (acetyl-transferring) kinase, mitochondrial — protein: MRLAGAIFTNVTKMLDFYSQFNPSPLSIKQFIDFGLNACERKSFLFLRKELPVRLANIMKEIALLPENLLQMPSVGMVNQWYERSFEEIIEFEKMEPEPPILSQFCERLVHIRNRHADVVQTMAQGVLELKESHEVDTGTENSIQYFLDRFYMSRISIRMLINQHTLLFGEPVGGKQASVNGMGSGGRHIGSIDPACDVVGVVKDAYENARFLCDRYYLAAPELEMLQAGVPSERPMPVVYVPSHLYHMLFELFKNAMRAVMENHQGSPPPIQVNIVNGKEDISLKMSDRGGGIPRSVTDLLFKYMYSTAPQPSKSDSHTVPLAGYGYGLPISRLYARYFHGDLVLMSCEGYGTDAVIYLKALSNEANELLPIFNKTSTKFYRPVQQLADWSGPAHQKNREKVSPLSSPLLRSL